Proteins from a genomic interval of Rhodococcus rhodochrous:
- a CDS encoding helix-turn-helix domain-containing protein, translating to MARNSGGGETTYAKGARVTGESRDRLQEDLKRRYEEGASIRRLAQETGRSYGFVHNVLVESQVRLRGRGGPNRRRAAASDEKA from the coding sequence ATGGCGCGAAATTCCGGTGGTGGAGAGACGACCTACGCGAAGGGAGCCCGAGTTACAGGGGAATCGCGGGACCGCTTGCAGGAGGATCTGAAGCGCCGCTACGAGGAGGGCGCGAGCATTCGGAGGCTCGCGCAGGAAACCGGTCGATCCTACGGTTTCGTGCACAACGTTCTCGTGGAGTCGCAGGTGCGGCTGCGGGGCCGCGGCGGCCCGAACCGTCGTCGGGCGGCAGCGAGCGACGAGAAGGCGTGA
- a CDS encoding TetR/AcrR family transcriptional regulator, which yields MPKVSEDHLAARRRQILDGARRCFAEYGYDGATVRLLEDATGLSRGAIFHHFKDKDGLFLALAQEDARRMADVAANEGLVQVMRDMLSSPDQFDWLGTRLEITRRLRTDPEFAKAWTQHSAELTEATVGRLERQREAGRLRDDVPTEVVLGYLDLVLDGLVARLASGHTEQDLVAVLDLVEESVRRRD from the coding sequence GTGCCCAAGGTCAGTGAGGACCATCTCGCCGCGCGGCGCAGGCAGATCCTCGACGGTGCCCGTCGCTGCTTCGCCGAATACGGTTACGACGGCGCGACCGTGCGACTGCTCGAAGATGCCACGGGTCTGTCCCGTGGCGCGATCTTCCACCATTTCAAGGACAAGGACGGACTGTTCCTCGCCCTCGCCCAGGAGGATGCGAGACGGATGGCCGACGTCGCGGCCAATGAGGGTCTCGTACAGGTCATGCGCGACATGCTGTCCTCCCCCGACCAGTTCGACTGGCTCGGGACGCGGCTCGAGATCACGCGCCGTCTCCGCACCGACCCCGAGTTCGCGAAGGCGTGGACGCAGCATTCGGCCGAACTCACCGAGGCCACCGTCGGACGCCTCGAACGGCAGCGGGAAGCGGGCCGGCTGCGCGACGACGTGCCGACCGAAGTCGTCCTGGGTTATCTCGACCTCGTGCTCGACGGGCTCGTCGCCCGCCTCGCTTCAGGGCACACCGAACAGGACCTCGTCGCAGTTCTCGACCTCGTCGAGGAATCCGTGCGCCGGCGCGACTGA
- a CDS encoding aconitate hydratase yields MSTSSDSFGAKGSLQVGDNSYEIFRLSAVPGTEKLPYSLKVLAENLLRTEDGANITADHIRAIANWDPSADPSIEIQFTPARVIMQDFTGVPCVVDLATMREAVTTLGGDPNKVNPLSPADMVIDHSVILDYFGRADALERNVDLEYERNGERYQFLRWGQGAFDDFRVVPPGMGIVHQVNIEYLAPTVMVRNGQAYPDTCVGTDSHTTMVNGLGVLGWGVGGIEAEAAMLGQPVSMLIPRVVGFKLTGEIQPGVTATDVVLTVTDMLRKHGVVGKFVEFYGAGVAEVPLANRATLGNMSPEFGSTAAIFPIDGETINYLRLTGRSDEQLALVEAYAKEQGLWHDPSREPEFSEYLELDLSTVVPSIAGPKRPQDRILLSESKAAFRRDIHNYVEEHEATPHSKLDDALDDTFPASDPIKPTANGDAPLVPHGDTSGRPSKRVKVVSEERGEFVLDHGAVVVAGITSCTNTSNPSVMLGAALLARNAVEKGLATKPWVKTNMAPGSQVVNDYYEKAGLWPYLEKLGFYLGGFGCTTCIGNTGPLPEEISKAVNDNDLSVTAVLSGNRNFEGRISPDVKMNYLASPPLVIAYALAGTMDFDFETDALGKDKDGNDVFLKDIWPSAQEIDDTIKSAINQDMFRKSYADVFKGDERWQNLETPEGDTFAWDEDSTYVRKAPYFEGMTMEPDAVSDIKGARVLALLGDSVTTDHISPAGPIKPGTPAAQYLDAHGVERKDYNSLGSRRGNHEVMVRGTFANIRLQNQLLDGVSGGYTRDFTQDGAPQAFIYDASQNYQEAGIPLVVLGGKEYGSGSSRDWAAKGTRLLGVKAVITESFERIHRSNLIGMGVIPLQFPAGESAASLGLTGTEVFDIEGIEKLNEGVTPKTVKVTATKDNGEKVTFDAVVRIDTPGEADYYRNGGILQYVLRNMIRG; encoded by the coding sequence GTGAGCACCAGTAGTGATTCGTTCGGCGCCAAGGGTTCGCTGCAGGTCGGAGACAACTCCTACGAGATCTTCCGCCTGTCGGCCGTCCCCGGCACCGAGAAACTTCCTTACTCTTTGAAGGTCCTGGCCGAGAACCTGCTGCGCACCGAGGACGGTGCCAACATCACGGCCGATCACATCCGGGCCATCGCCAACTGGGATCCCTCCGCCGACCCGAGCATCGAGATCCAGTTCACGCCCGCCCGCGTGATCATGCAGGACTTCACGGGCGTCCCCTGTGTCGTCGACCTCGCCACCATGCGTGAGGCCGTGACCACCCTGGGCGGCGACCCGAACAAGGTCAACCCCCTCTCCCCCGCCGACATGGTCATCGACCACTCGGTGATCCTCGACTACTTCGGTCGCGCCGACGCCCTCGAGCGCAACGTCGACCTCGAGTACGAGCGCAACGGCGAGCGCTACCAGTTCCTGCGCTGGGGCCAGGGCGCCTTCGACGACTTCCGCGTCGTCCCCCCGGGCATGGGTATCGTCCACCAGGTCAACATCGAGTACCTCGCCCCGACCGTCATGGTCCGCAACGGGCAGGCCTACCCCGACACCTGCGTCGGCACCGACTCGCACACGACGATGGTCAACGGCCTCGGCGTGCTCGGCTGGGGCGTCGGCGGCATCGAGGCCGAGGCCGCGATGCTCGGCCAGCCGGTCTCCATGCTCATCCCGCGCGTGGTCGGCTTCAAGCTCACCGGTGAGATCCAGCCCGGCGTGACCGCGACCGACGTCGTGCTTACCGTCACCGACATGCTGCGCAAGCACGGCGTCGTCGGCAAGTTCGTCGAGTTCTACGGCGCCGGCGTGGCCGAGGTCCCCCTCGCCAACCGCGCGACCCTCGGCAACATGAGCCCCGAGTTCGGTTCGACCGCAGCGATCTTCCCGATCGACGGCGAGACCATCAACTACCTGCGCCTGACCGGCCGCAGCGACGAGCAGCTCGCTCTCGTCGAGGCGTACGCCAAGGAGCAGGGCCTGTGGCACGATCCGAGCCGCGAGCCCGAGTTCTCCGAGTACCTCGAGCTCGACCTGTCGACGGTCGTCCCGTCGATCGCCGGCCCGAAGCGCCCGCAGGACCGCATCCTCCTGTCGGAGTCGAAGGCAGCCTTCCGCCGCGACATCCACAACTACGTGGAAGAGCACGAGGCGACCCCGCACTCCAAGCTCGACGACGCGCTCGACGACACCTTCCCGGCGTCCGACCCGATCAAGCCCACCGCGAACGGCGACGCTCCGCTCGTTCCCCACGGCGATACTTCCGGCCGCCCCTCCAAGCGGGTCAAGGTCGTCTCCGAGGAGCGCGGCGAGTTCGTCCTCGACCACGGTGCCGTGGTGGTCGCAGGTATCACCTCCTGCACCAACACCTCCAACCCGTCGGTCATGCTCGGTGCCGCGCTGCTCGCCCGCAACGCGGTCGAGAAGGGCCTGGCCACCAAGCCGTGGGTCAAGACCAACATGGCTCCGGGTTCGCAGGTCGTCAACGACTACTACGAGAAGGCCGGCCTGTGGCCGTACCTCGAGAAGCTCGGCTTCTACCTCGGTGGCTTCGGTTGCACCACCTGCATCGGTAACACCGGCCCGCTGCCCGAGGAGATCTCGAAGGCCGTCAACGACAACGACCTCTCGGTCACCGCGGTGCTCTCCGGCAACCGCAACTTCGAGGGTCGTATCTCCCCCGACGTGAAGATGAACTACCTGGCCTCGCCGCCGCTGGTCATCGCGTACGCGCTCGCGGGCACGATGGACTTCGACTTCGAGACCGACGCGCTGGGCAAGGACAAGGACGGCAACGACGTCTTCCTGAAGGACATCTGGCCTTCCGCCCAGGAGATCGACGACACCATCAAGTCGGCGATCAACCAGGACATGTTCCGCAAGTCCTACGCCGACGTCTTCAAGGGCGACGAGCGCTGGCAGAACCTCGAGACCCCCGAGGGCGACACCTTCGCGTGGGACGAGGATTCGACGTACGTCCGCAAGGCTCCGTACTTCGAGGGCATGACGATGGAGCCGGACGCGGTCAGCGACATCAAGGGCGCTCGCGTCCTCGCGCTGCTCGGCGATTCGGTCACCACCGACCACATCAGCCCGGCCGGTCCGATCAAGCCGGGTACCCCGGCCGCGCAGTACCTCGACGCCCACGGTGTCGAGCGCAAGGACTACAACTCGCTCGGCTCGCGTCGTGGCAACCACGAGGTCATGGTCCGCGGCACCTTCGCGAACATCCGTCTGCAGAACCAGCTGCTCGACGGTGTCTCCGGTGGTTACACCCGCGACTTCACCCAGGACGGTGCTCCGCAGGCGTTCATCTACGACGCCTCGCAGAACTACCAGGAGGCCGGCATCCCGCTGGTCGTCCTCGGTGGCAAGGAGTACGGTTCGGGCTCCTCGCGTGACTGGGCCGCCAAGGGCACCCGCCTGCTCGGCGTCAAGGCCGTCATCACCGAGTCCTTCGAGCGCATCCACCGCTCGAACCTCATCGGCATGGGCGTCATCCCGCTGCAGTTCCCGGCGGGTGAGTCGGCCGCGTCGCTGGGCCTGACCGGCACCGAGGTCTTCGACATCGAGGGCATCGAGAAGCTCAACGAGGGCGTCACGCCGAAGACCGTCAAGGTCACGGCGACCAAGGACAACGGTGAGAAGGTCACCTTCGACGCTGTCGTCCGCATCGACACCCCCGGTGAGGCGGACTACTACCGCAACGGCGGCATCCTGCAGTACGTGCTGCGGAACATGATCCGCGGCTGA
- a CDS encoding Rv1476 family membrane protein has product MSAPLLRIPGPALTDLPTGVSVEKVLADLADDQVAAPSQYVDDLVAEVQRAQENGIDLSVVVLDRDPRMDSQLRDLATEVGAEDGGTVLVLSPGWVGTFSEDLDRVTLEAAQDRTYTGDPVVSTRNFVDSVLEPSPPWTLMTLLIVAVVALAAGATWLAKRRRADGDATVAGGNGSSSAEDV; this is encoded by the coding sequence ATGTCTGCGCCACTGCTTCGCATACCGGGCCCTGCGCTCACGGATCTTCCTACCGGGGTCTCGGTCGAAAAAGTGCTCGCCGATCTCGCCGACGACCAGGTGGCGGCGCCCTCGCAGTACGTCGACGACCTCGTCGCCGAGGTGCAGCGCGCGCAGGAGAACGGGATCGACCTCAGCGTGGTCGTGCTCGACCGGGACCCCCGTATGGATTCGCAGCTGCGCGACCTCGCGACGGAGGTCGGCGCCGAGGACGGCGGAACGGTGCTGGTCCTCAGCCCGGGATGGGTCGGGACGTTCAGCGAGGATCTCGACCGCGTCACTCTCGAGGCCGCCCAGGATCGCACCTACACCGGCGATCCGGTGGTCTCCACACGCAACTTCGTCGACTCGGTGCTCGAGCCGTCTCCGCCCTGGACTCTGATGACGCTGCTGATCGTCGCGGTGGTCGCTCTTGCGGCCGGCGCGACCTGGCTCGCCAAACGCCGCCGCGCGGACGGTGACGCGACCGTTGCCGGAGGTAACGGATCGTCATCGGCCGAAGATGTCTGA
- a CDS encoding NlpC/P60 family protein, whose product MRRFGIHGGIPRRSGPDGTATTLTAGRRPDGPTPGRIPRTRTGTLLAGLGLVTAVLLTVTTTASAAPAPPPNPSDAEIDRAGAAVAANIDRVGQLIVRIADADQQLAELDAQVAIRREDVNRALVDLQSARDAADLAERVVVDSRRALDDAADRIAAAQKNFDAFVRDSYTRGANSVSLAAFLDVDGPDDLLDRAQVMRLLSAGRTAVLDALQRARAQEANSHSRARAAKLEADAAAEAAEQRRAEAEAAIAVARAELGRQAAEKSRIEQERENAQSELDRARVNVAGLEGQRAQYQDWERRRAAEEAAAAAARVAAAEAAERVAADAAARERAAELANGRRPHTLIEESPSTGDSDVAAPGEVTTESGAPEDSDTAASRTDTSGTDTVAPDYTDDATVPDYGDRGSVLDDVLEDTDSGTVPDDSDGGTVPDDSDGGTVPDDTGGGTVPDDSDGGTVPDDTDDGSVPDGTDSGTIPDVDEDSGSDGGIDWENPDPGDPVVETPGSGTGGSGSRPSTPNSTPSTPSRPSVTGPAAVEIVIDRAMSQIGVPYAWGGGNENGPTRGIRDGGVADVHGDYAKVGFDCSGLMIYAFAGIGISLPHYTGYQYTAGTQVPSSQMRRGDMIFYGPNASQHVALYLGDGQMLEAPQSGSFVKISPVRWGGMTPYVVRMVS is encoded by the coding sequence GTGAGACGGTTCGGTATCCACGGAGGGATTCCGCGACGGTCGGGGCCGGACGGCACCGCCACGACGCTCACTGCAGGCCGTCGACCCGACGGTCCGACGCCCGGTCGCATCCCGCGGACGCGCACCGGCACGCTCCTCGCCGGTTTGGGGTTGGTCACAGCCGTGCTCCTCACCGTGACCACGACGGCGTCCGCCGCACCGGCCCCGCCGCCGAACCCCTCGGACGCCGAGATCGACCGCGCAGGTGCGGCCGTCGCGGCCAACATCGACCGGGTCGGGCAGCTGATCGTCCGGATCGCCGACGCGGATCAGCAGCTCGCCGAGCTCGACGCGCAGGTCGCCATCCGCCGCGAGGACGTCAACCGCGCCCTCGTCGATCTCCAGAGCGCGCGCGACGCGGCGGATCTCGCCGAACGGGTGGTCGTGGATTCCCGCCGCGCACTCGACGACGCCGCCGACCGGATCGCTGCTGCCCAGAAGAACTTCGACGCGTTCGTCCGCGACAGCTACACCCGTGGCGCCAACTCGGTCTCCCTCGCGGCCTTCCTCGACGTCGACGGTCCCGACGATCTGCTCGACCGCGCCCAGGTCATGCGATTGCTGTCCGCCGGGCGCACCGCGGTGCTCGATGCGCTCCAGCGCGCCCGGGCCCAGGAGGCCAACTCCCATTCGCGGGCACGCGCGGCCAAGCTCGAGGCCGACGCGGCGGCGGAAGCCGCCGAGCAGCGCAGGGCCGAGGCCGAGGCCGCGATCGCCGTCGCGCGAGCGGAACTCGGTCGGCAGGCTGCCGAGAAGTCGCGCATCGAGCAGGAACGTGAAAACGCGCAGAGCGAACTCGACCGGGCCCGCGTGAACGTTGCGGGCCTGGAAGGGCAACGCGCGCAGTACCAGGACTGGGAGCGTCGCCGCGCAGCCGAGGAAGCAGCCGCCGCGGCGGCACGGGTCGCGGCAGCCGAGGCGGCCGAGCGTGTCGCCGCCGACGCCGCAGCCCGGGAACGTGCGGCGGAACTGGCCAACGGCCGTCGCCCTCACACGCTGATCGAGGAGTCTCCGTCGACCGGCGACAGCGACGTCGCCGCACCGGGTGAGGTCACCACCGAATCCGGAGCGCCGGAGGACAGTGACACCGCTGCGAGTCGCACCGATACCAGTGGCACCGACACGGTTGCACCGGACTACACCGACGACGCCACGGTCCCGGATTACGGCGACCGTGGAAGCGTCCTGGACGACGTCCTCGAGGACACGGACAGCGGAACGGTCCCGGATGACAGCGATGGTGGAACCGTCCCGGATGACAGCGATGGTGGAACCGTCCCGGATGACACCGGCGGTGGAACCGTCCCGGATGACAGCGATGGTGGAACCGTCCCGGATGACACCGACGATGGATCCGTCCCGGACGGCACCGACAGCGGCACGATCCCCGACGTAGACGAGGACAGCGGCAGCGACGGTGGGATCGACTGGGAGAACCCGGATCCGGGCGACCCCGTTGTGGAGACCCCCGGATCGGGGACCGGGGGATCGGGTTCCCGCCCCTCCACACCGAATTCGACGCCCAGCACCCCGTCGCGTCCGTCCGTCACGGGTCCCGCTGCGGTGGAGATCGTCATCGACCGCGCGATGTCCCAGATCGGCGTCCCGTACGCGTGGGGTGGTGGCAACGAGAACGGCCCGACCCGCGGTATCCGCGACGGTGGCGTCGCCGATGTCCACGGCGACTACGCCAAGGTCGGCTTCGACTGTTCGGGACTGATGATCTACGCGTTCGCGGGCATCGGTATCTCGCTCCCGCACTACACCGGCTACCAGTACACGGCCGGCACGCAGGTCCCGTCGTCGCAGATGAGGCGGGGCGACATGATCTTCTACGGGCCCAACGCCAGCCAGCACGTCGCGCTGTATCTCGGCGACGGGCAGATGCTCGAGGCGCCGCAGTCGGGATCGTTCGTGAAGATCTCGCCGGTACGCTGGGGCGGCATGACACCGTACGTGGTGCGCATGGTGTCGTGA